DNA from Castor canadensis chromosome 3, mCasCan1.hap1v2, whole genome shotgun sequence:
aaagttcttacgataGATCATGGTTGAACTCACCCTCTCCAAATTTCTCCAAAACTTATTAATTTgatttaatcaaaattttaaactgtTGGGGGattttatttggtttgttttatttgagacaggatcttgctatgtattcCAAACTCACCTTGAACTcgacatcctcctgcctctgtctgctgcgtgctgggattacagaagttcACCATAATGCCCagcttaaaattttaaacttttgatcTTCCAAGTatactattaagaaaatgaaattgcaaAGTATGAGTGACAAAAATATTGGCAAGTATACATATTCAACAAAGCTCATGTATCCAGAATACACAAATTATTGACaattatcaaaaaataataaaaataagcaaaatacttCAATAGACATCACAAAACAAGATTAATTGAAGGTATAGTAAGCAAGTGAAAAGAAGGTCAACATCATCAGTCCTtcatcaaatgaaaattaaaaccacgtaCTCACTAGAACACCTAAAATTACTCTCATATTTCCAATGGGAGTATAAAATattacaaccactttgaaaaagtcatttctttttttttttgccacttataacattgacttttattttttttcttttattcatatgtgcatacaattgttTCTTACAAATTGAATTATACATTTATTATGTGATCCGGTAATTCTCCAGGAGTCAAAAAAACATGTGTCCAAAATAACCTGTACATAAACATTCATGgctgctttattcataattgtcaaaTCTGGAAACACCTAAATGCCCATCAACACATGGAGGAATAAACTAATTGTAGTATGTCCATGTAATGAAATTAACTCTCATTACTGATACCCACAAGAGCATGGACTACTCTCAGAAACAGCACACAGGGCAAAAGAAGCTAGGCACAGAAGAGCAAATACTATGTGACCCAGTCTGGGAATGACCCATCTTGTCTATAGTGACAAAAGTCACCTGGAGTGCTTGAGTGGAAATGGAGGGACTCGCAGGGAAGGGGATGAAGAAAACTATTTGGGGGTAAAAATGTTCTTTACCTTGATTGCAGAGGTAGTTAAATGGTGTCTGTATACCTCTGTCAATAATTATCAGACTATATAATTAAAATGAGTGCATCCTGTGTGACATACATTTTTACCttaataaagttaatttttaatcTAAGTTCTGAGGCTAAGggtattgctcagtggtagacacTTACACAGCAGGcacaggctctgggtttgatccagtaccacaaaataaaataaagtaaaataaaatcagtaatttATACAACTCTACCTTGATTTTGtcaaaactaaatataaaaagTGCAAAATCGATCCACACATAAATAAGAGAGCCCATACAAAAACGACAGAGTGTAATCCAGTATAAGTAAGTAAAGTCTTGTtgattttattgaaaatgtatttgaaagcaagactGAAGCCACTCTAATGTACACACAGGTGGTGTGTGTGTCTTCCCAAAGGCAGTAATAACCCACAGAACAGTATCAACCGAGCAAGTGGTTTCTCGCAGCTGTGCCTAGTCCCAAAAGCAAAACCGAGCTCAGTTCCCCAAATTGTTCTCTTCCTATAAAATCAGAAGGTTTCTTCACACCTCTTCAAGTCCTTTCTCCTTATATGCTCCACTAGGACTCTCTTCTTTGCTTAAATAAATATTACAGTTATTACATTTCTTTAGCACAGAAGTCTGCCCTGTCCTATGTCATTTGACACAAGGATTTTGACTCTACTTCGGCTTTCTCATCAAAGGTGTGGCCACAAttatgtctgtgatcccaatgcCAGCATGGATttgattttatgaaaaaatttgTCTGTGCCTGAGCTGTTTCATGGCACATTTCACTTCCTTGTTCCTCAAGGTGTAAATGAGAGGATTCAGCAAAGGCGTGACCACTGTGTAGAAAACAGACACCACCTTGTCAGTGGAGAAGCTGGTGTCTGGACGAGTGTAGATGAAGATACACGGCCCAAAGAAGAGGGCAACCACCATGAAATGGGCTGAGCAGGTAGACAGGGCTTTCCTGCGCCCTTCAGCTGACTGTTTTCGCAGAGAAACTAGAATGATGGTATAGGAAGTGATCAAGGCCAGGAAACAAGTGAGCGAGATGGTTCCACTATTGGACACAATCAGCATTCCTGTGAGGTACGTATCTGTGCAGGCTAGCTTGATGACAGGAGGCACATCACAGAAGTAGCTATCAATAACATTAGGGCCACAGTAGGGTAGCCGAATGGTCAAGAAGGTCTGCACTAGTGAATGGACAGTACCCCCCAACCAGAGAGCCAAGACAAGCTGCACACAGACTCTCATGTTCATTGCATTGGGATAGTGCAGTGGAGTGCAGATAGCTATGTAACGATCATACGCCATAATCGTCAGCAGGAAGATCTCAGCACAAGCAAAGAGATGTAGGAAGAAGAGCTGTGCAATACAGTTGTCGAAGGAAATGGTCTTTCTCTCTGAAAGCAAACCCTCCAGCATCTTGGGCACGGTGACAGATGAATGGCAGATGTCAATAAAGGACAGATTGCtcaggaaaaagtacatgggggtgtgaagACGTGGAGTAAAGACTATGGTGACAATGATGAGAATGTTCCCAAGAAGGGTCAGCACATAAGTGTCTGAaaacactatgaaaatcagtatctCTAACACCCAATTATCAGTGAGTCCCAAGAGGACAAATTCAGTCACTCTTGTCTGGTTTAGCGTGCCCATCCAATGAGCTCTCCAAAGGACCTTGGAAGAAAAAACGAAAGTTAATTTAGCCTTAATATTATGGGAATGGAACTAACTGGAAAATACTGAAAGGATTTTGTATTCCTATCAGAAATGCTTATTTATTATCAAGGCATGCAGAATATAagaccaactctttttttttaataattgtgaGAGGAGTTTACCCACTAAATTTCAGGAGCCAGGCCAAGGACTTCACATACAGCATTCTATTTAGCCACCAGCACACCATGGCAAAGGTACAACTGTTCCTGTCTTACAGATGAGATCAGTGAACCACAGTTTGGGAAATAATTGCATTAAGCCCTTACCCATTAGTGAACTGGCTCTTTTCGATTCAGAAGAATCCACTgataattaattttcaaaaaatacgCAACTCTTAACTAAAACCAGAGCATTTGGCACTagggtttttaactcagggccttgagcttgctaagcaagcactctaccacttgagccacccccctaGATCCCCTGTATTTAGCTATTTTGCTAAAGTTTTATTCTCTGCTTTAGTAAACTGTAtccactttctgttttttaagacCTGACTCTTCACAGTATATAAGGAGATGATCTGCCCAGCTGACAgccaaaacaaagaaggaaacctTTGAGAAAGAAAGTTGCCCTGACGTTTCAGAAGAGAAGGTTGTTTAGCACAGTGGTATCTTCATCTCTGCATTCAGGGGAAGTCCTCAGCATCAGCATCCT
Protein-coding regions in this window:
- the Or4e2 gene encoding olfactory receptor 4E2, translating into MGTLNQTRVTEFVLLGLTDNWVLEILIFIVFSDTYVLTLLGNILIIVTIVFTPRLHTPMYFFLSNLSFIDICHSSVTVPKMLEGLLSERKTISFDNCIAQLFFLHLFACAEIFLLTIMAYDRYIAICTPLHYPNAMNMRVCVQLVLALWLGGTVHSLVQTFLTIRLPYCGPNVIDSYFCDVPPVIKLACTDTYLTGMLIVSNSGTISLTCFLALITSYTIILVSLRKQSAEGRRKALSTCSAHFMVVALFFGPCIFIYTRPDTSFSTDKVVSVFYTVVTPLLNPLIYTLRNKEVKCAMKQLRHRQIFS